A section of the Mycolicibacterium anyangense genome encodes:
- a CDS encoding crotonase/enoyl-CoA hydratase family protein, translated as MSEPYESLAVEVKGYVAQVTLLGPGKGNAMGPAFWEEMPVVFGELDADPEVRAIVLTGSGRNFSYGLDLMAMGAMLPSAGGDPSARPRANFHKKLKGMQESISAVADCRTPTIASVHGWCIGGGVDLISAVDIRYASADAKFSVREVKLSIVADVGSLARLPYILNDGHLRELALTGKDIDAARAEKIGLVNDVYPDADATLAAAHATAAEIAANSPLAVHGVKDVLDEQRTADVAASLRYVAAWNSAFLPSKDLGEGIKAMFEKRAPEFTGE; from the coding sequence ATGAGTGAGCCGTACGAATCACTGGCCGTCGAGGTCAAGGGCTACGTCGCCCAGGTGACGCTGCTCGGCCCGGGTAAGGGCAATGCCATGGGCCCGGCGTTCTGGGAAGAGATGCCGGTGGTCTTCGGCGAGCTGGACGCCGACCCCGAGGTCCGCGCCATCGTGCTGACCGGCTCGGGCCGTAACTTCAGTTACGGACTGGACCTGATGGCCATGGGCGCCATGCTGCCGTCAGCCGGAGGTGATCCGTCCGCCCGCCCCCGCGCGAACTTCCACAAGAAGCTCAAGGGGATGCAGGAGTCGATCAGCGCAGTAGCCGACTGCCGCACCCCCACCATCGCCTCGGTGCACGGCTGGTGCATCGGCGGCGGCGTCGACCTGATTTCTGCGGTCGACATCCGCTACGCCAGCGCCGACGCCAAGTTCTCGGTGCGTGAGGTCAAGCTGTCGATCGTCGCCGACGTCGGCAGCCTGGCCCGGCTGCCCTACATCCTCAACGACGGTCACCTGCGGGAGCTCGCCCTGACCGGTAAGGACATCGACGCCGCTCGCGCCGAGAAGATCGGGCTGGTCAACGACGTGTACCCCGACGCCGACGCCACACTGGCCGCGGCCCACGCCACGGCCGCGGAGATCGCCGCCAACTCGCCGCTGGCGGTGCACGGCGTCAAGGATGTGCTCGACGAGCAGCGCACCGCCGACGTCGCGGCCAGCCTGCGCTACGTCGCCGCGTGGAACTCCGCGTTCCTGCCATCGAAGGACCTCGGCGAGGGCATCAAGGCCATGTTCGAGAAGCGCGCGCCGGAATTCACCGGCGAATAG
- a CDS encoding NAD(P)H-quinone oxidoreductase, protein MRAIIAESSDHLLWQEVPDVAPEHGEVLIKVSSAGVNRADLLQAAGKYPPPPGASDILGLEVSGIVAAVGGGVTEWSVGQEVCALLAGGGYAEYVAVPAGQVMPIPPGVSVHDAAALPEVACTVWSNIVSAGALTPGEVLLVHGGASGIGTHAIQIAHALGATVAVTAGSPAKLDLCREFGADIVISYRDDDFVNRIREATGGAGADVILDIMGAAYLDRNLDALAPDGRLVIIGMQGGVKAELNIGKVMTKRLRVIGTTLRARPVGGAHGKSAIVDEVVASVWPMIGDGRVKPVIGGRYPITEAAEAHRALASGQTYGKILLTVNE, encoded by the coding sequence ATGCGCGCCATCATCGCCGAGAGCTCTGATCACCTGCTGTGGCAAGAGGTGCCCGACGTGGCACCGGAGCACGGCGAAGTCCTCATCAAGGTAAGTAGCGCCGGCGTCAATCGCGCGGATTTGCTCCAGGCAGCGGGTAAGTACCCACCGCCTCCGGGAGCCAGCGACATCCTGGGGCTGGAGGTTTCCGGAATTGTCGCCGCCGTAGGTGGCGGCGTCACGGAATGGAGCGTGGGACAAGAGGTTTGCGCTCTCTTGGCCGGCGGCGGTTATGCCGAGTACGTTGCTGTGCCCGCTGGCCAGGTCATGCCGATCCCTCCGGGGGTGAGCGTGCACGACGCCGCGGCACTGCCCGAGGTGGCGTGCACGGTGTGGTCGAACATCGTCTCGGCCGGGGCCCTCACGCCAGGCGAGGTACTGTTGGTGCACGGCGGCGCCAGCGGTATCGGCACCCACGCCATCCAGATCGCCCACGCATTGGGCGCCACCGTGGCGGTGACGGCAGGGTCACCGGCAAAACTCGACCTTTGCCGGGAATTCGGCGCCGATATCGTGATCTCCTACCGCGACGACGATTTCGTGAATCGTATTCGCGAAGCGACCGGCGGTGCCGGCGCCGACGTCATTCTCGACATCATGGGTGCGGCATATCTGGACCGCAACCTCGATGCGCTCGCACCCGACGGCCGACTGGTGATCATCGGGATGCAGGGCGGCGTCAAGGCCGAGCTGAACATCGGCAAGGTGATGACCAAGCGATTGCGGGTCATCGGGACAACTCTGCGCGCCCGACCCGTCGGCGGGGCGCACGGCAAGAGCGCGATCGTCGACGAAGTGGTGGCCTCGGTGTGGCCGATGATCGGCGACGGCCGGGTCAAACCCGTCATCGGCGGCCGCTATCCGATCACCGAAGCGGCCGAAGCCCACCGGGCGTTGGCCAGTGGGCAGACCTACGGAAAGATCCTGCTGACCGTCAACGAGTGA
- a CDS encoding family 2A encapsulin nanocompartment shell protein, with protein MTSAQNESQALGALAARQLANATKTVPQLETITPRFLLHLLSWVPVEAGIYRVNRVANPDRVAIHAEVGGENIEDPLPQTYVDYQTSPREITLRAISTLLDVHTRVSDLYSSPHDQITQQLRLTIETIKERQESELINNPEYGLLSQVTPEQTIKTLKGAPTPDDLDGLLTKVWKTPAFFLTHPLGVAAFGREATWRGVPPVVVNLFGAQFITWRGIPIIPSDKVPVEKGKTKFILVRTGEERQGVVGLFQPGLVGEQAPGLSVRFTGIDRSGIASYLVSLYSSLAVLTDDALAVLDGVAVDQYHEYK; from the coding sequence ATGACGTCGGCACAGAATGAATCTCAGGCACTTGGCGCGCTTGCCGCCCGGCAGTTGGCGAATGCGACCAAGACGGTCCCGCAGTTGGAGACGATTACTCCGCGGTTTTTGTTGCACCTGTTGAGCTGGGTGCCGGTGGAGGCTGGTATCTACCGGGTGAACCGGGTGGCGAACCCGGATCGGGTGGCGATCCACGCCGAGGTCGGCGGGGAGAACATCGAGGACCCACTGCCGCAGACGTATGTCGACTATCAGACCAGCCCGCGTGAGATCACGCTGCGCGCCATCTCCACGCTGCTCGACGTGCACACCCGGGTCTCGGATCTGTACTCCAGCCCGCATGACCAGATCACCCAGCAGTTGCGGCTGACGATCGAGACGATCAAGGAACGCCAGGAATCCGAGCTGATCAACAACCCCGAGTACGGGTTGCTGTCGCAGGTCACCCCGGAGCAGACGATCAAGACGCTCAAGGGCGCGCCGACCCCGGATGATCTGGATGGTTTGTTGACCAAGGTGTGGAAGACGCCGGCGTTCTTCTTGACTCATCCGTTGGGGGTGGCGGCGTTCGGTCGGGAGGCGACCTGGCGTGGGGTGCCGCCGGTGGTGGTCAATCTCTTTGGTGCGCAGTTCATCACCTGGCGCGGTATCCCGATCATCCCGAGTGACAAGGTGCCGGTGGAGAAGGGCAAGACTAAGTTCATCCTGGTGCGTACCGGTGAGGAGCGCCAGGGTGTGGTCGGGTTGTTCCAGCCGGGTCTGGTCGGTGAGCAGGCGCCGGGTCTGTCGGTGCGGTTCACCGGGATTGATCGGTCGGGGATCGCGTCGTATCTGGTGTCGTTGTATTCGTCGTTGGCGGTGCTGACCGATGATGCGTTGGCGGTGCTCGATGGCGTTGCGGTGGATCAGTACCATGAGTACAAGTGA
- a CDS encoding cysteine desulfurase-like protein, which produces MPYDVARVRGLHPALGDGWMRFDAQAGMLLPDSVATTVSTAFRGSATNLASPHPSARRSVAVLEAARQAVADLVNGDPAGVVLGADRSILLTSLADASSSRAGIGYEVVVSRLDDEANIAPWLRAANRYGAKVKWAEVDIETGELPAWQWENLITPPTRLVALTTASSTLGTMTDVGVVTKLVHDVGGLVVLDHSAAAPYQLLDIHEAEADVVALNAPAWGGPPIGALVFRNPSLIDSFGSVSMNPYASGPARLELGGHQYGMLAGVVASIEYLAGLDESARGTRRERLAVSMQSASGYLNQLFDYLMTSLRSLPLVMVIGHPEVHIPVVSFAVNGVPAERVVQRLADNGILAICNANSRVLDLIGVNDIGGAVTIGLAHYSTMGEVDQLVRALASLG; this is translated from the coding sequence ATGCCGTACGACGTTGCCCGGGTGCGTGGTCTGCACCCAGCGCTGGGCGACGGGTGGATGCGCTTCGATGCCCAGGCCGGAATGCTCCTGCCGGACTCGGTGGCTACCACGGTGTCCACCGCCTTCCGTGGGTCGGCCACTAACCTCGCCAGCCCGCACCCGTCGGCCCGGCGCAGCGTGGCTGTCCTGGAGGCGGCTCGCCAAGCCGTCGCCGATCTGGTCAACGGTGATCCCGCCGGTGTGGTGCTGGGCGCCGACCGCTCGATCCTGCTGACGTCGCTGGCCGACGCATCGTCCTCGCGTGCCGGGATCGGCTACGAGGTGGTGGTCAGCCGGCTCGACGACGAAGCCAACATCGCCCCATGGCTGCGGGCGGCCAACCGCTACGGCGCCAAGGTCAAGTGGGCCGAGGTCGACATCGAGACCGGTGAGCTGCCCGCCTGGCAGTGGGAGAACCTGATCACCCCGCCCACCCGCCTGGTGGCGCTGACGACCGCGTCCTCGACGCTGGGCACGATGACCGACGTCGGCGTCGTCACCAAACTGGTGCACGACGTCGGTGGTCTGGTGGTGCTGGACCACTCGGCGGCCGCGCCGTACCAACTGCTGGACATCCACGAGGCCGAGGCCGACGTGGTCGCGCTCAACGCGCCCGCCTGGGGGGGCCCGCCGATCGGCGCACTGGTGTTCCGCAATCCGTCGCTGATCGACTCGTTCGGTTCGGTGTCGATGAACCCGTACGCCAGCGGGCCGGCCCGTCTCGAGTTGGGCGGCCACCAGTACGGGATGCTCGCCGGTGTGGTCGCCAGCATCGAGTACCTCGCCGGACTCGACGAGTCGGCGCGCGGCACCAGGCGCGAAAGACTTGCGGTGTCAATGCAATCCGCGAGTGGCTACCTGAACCAGCTGTTCGACTACCTGATGACGTCGCTGCGGTCGCTGCCGTTGGTGATGGTCATCGGCCATCCTGAGGTCCATATCCCGGTGGTCAGCTTCGCCGTCAACGGCGTGCCCGCTGAGCGGGTGGTCCAGCGGCTGGCCGACAACGGAATCCTGGCCATCTGCAACGCCAATTCCCGTGTCCTCGACCTCATCGGCGTCAACGACATCGGCGGTGCGGTGACCATCGGGCTGGCCCACTACTCCACGATGGGCGAGGTGGACCAGCTGGTCCGCGCGCTGGCGTCGCTGGGTTGA
- a CDS encoding family 2A encapsulin nanocompartment cargo protein cysteine desulfurase, whose translation MSTSEYRSVDAEGDLPISEAELAALATQLLAGSIRPGNDSPPQAVPPAPRGSMPDTTAAASYASGAAGAQPFSPPAVFLEAPGVTVSAASSPGPEPIPPGAVPVAPRGSAPDLSTPPHFDEFAVPEGIVPTVPGVLAGAAPSAPVAPRGSAPSWPTGVAGIPDLGFLSAPAVATPGGDEGSYYFTSPVSVLAEPVPQLPDRHEVFDVHAIRADFPILAETVNGKPLIWFDNAATTQKPQAVIDRLAYFYAHENSNIHRAAHELAARATDAYEEARDTVRRFIGAPKAEQIIFVRGTTEAINLVAKAWGAKHLKAGDEIVITHLEHHANIVPWQMICQQTGAVLRVAPVDDAGNLLLGEFEDLLGPRTKLVSATQVSNALGTVTPVDTIVELGHRYGARVLIDGAQSIPHIPIDVSQTGADFLVFSGHKIFGPTGIGVLYGTEEVLAETPPWQGGGNMIADVTIERSLYQGLPNKFEAGTGNIADAVGLGEAIRYVEKVGIDRIAAYEHALLDYATPRLAAIPGVRLIGTAEQKASVLSFVLAGHESLEVGKALNAEGIAVRAGHHCAQPILRRMGVETTVRPSFAFYNTYDEIDVFIDAVRRIAESGSNTG comes from the coding sequence ATGAGTACAAGTGAGTATCGATCGGTAGACGCCGAAGGCGACCTCCCGATCAGCGAGGCCGAATTGGCCGCTCTGGCAACGCAATTGCTGGCGGGCAGCATCCGGCCCGGAAATGATTCACCCCCACAGGCCGTGCCACCGGCACCACGGGGTTCGATGCCCGACACCACCGCGGCGGCTTCCTACGCGAGCGGGGCGGCAGGTGCGCAGCCGTTCAGCCCGCCCGCGGTGTTCCTGGAGGCACCGGGTGTGACGGTGTCTGCTGCGAGTTCGCCTGGCCCCGAACCGATTCCGCCGGGTGCGGTGCCGGTGGCGCCGCGCGGTAGTGCACCGGATCTAAGCACCCCGCCGCATTTCGACGAGTTCGCAGTGCCCGAGGGCATCGTGCCGACGGTGCCGGGTGTGCTCGCCGGCGCAGCGCCCAGCGCGCCGGTGGCGCCGCGTGGTTCGGCACCCAGTTGGCCGACCGGCGTTGCGGGGATACCGGATCTCGGTTTTCTGTCGGCCCCCGCGGTCGCGACACCCGGTGGTGATGAGGGAAGTTACTACTTCACCTCGCCGGTGTCGGTGTTGGCCGAGCCGGTGCCGCAGTTGCCGGATCGTCATGAGGTCTTCGATGTCCACGCGATCCGGGCTGATTTTCCGATCCTGGCCGAGACGGTCAACGGCAAACCGTTGATCTGGTTCGACAATGCCGCGACCACCCAGAAGCCGCAGGCGGTCATCGACCGGCTGGCCTACTTCTACGCCCACGAGAACTCCAACATCCACCGCGCCGCCCACGAGTTGGCCGCCCGGGCCACCGACGCCTACGAAGAAGCCCGCGACACCGTGCGCCGCTTCATCGGGGCACCCAAGGCCGAGCAGATCATCTTCGTGCGCGGCACCACCGAGGCCATCAATCTGGTGGCCAAAGCCTGGGGCGCCAAGCACCTCAAGGCTGGCGACGAGATCGTGATCACCCACCTCGAACATCACGCCAATATCGTTCCCTGGCAGATGATCTGCCAGCAGACCGGTGCGGTCCTGCGGGTCGCCCCGGTCGACGATGCCGGCAATCTGCTGCTCGGTGAGTTCGAGGACCTGCTGGGTCCGCGAACCAAGCTGGTCTCGGCCACCCAGGTCTCCAACGCCCTGGGCACCGTCACCCCGGTGGACACGATCGTCGAACTCGGCCACCGCTACGGGGCGCGCGTGCTCATCGACGGCGCCCAGTCCATCCCGCACATCCCGATCGACGTCTCCCAGACCGGGGCCGACTTCCTGGTGTTCTCCGGGCACAAGATCTTCGGGCCCACCGGGATCGGCGTGCTCTACGGCACCGAAGAGGTGCTGGCCGAGACGCCGCCCTGGCAAGGCGGGGGCAACATGATCGCCGATGTCACCATCGAACGCTCGCTGTATCAGGGCCTGCCCAACAAGTTCGAGGCCGGCACCGGAAACATCGCTGATGCCGTTGGGCTGGGCGAAGCGATCCGCTACGTCGAGAAGGTCGGCATCGACCGGATCGCCGCCTACGAACACGCCCTGCTGGACTACGCCACCCCGCGGCTGGCCGCCATCCCCGGGGTGCGCCTGATCGGGACCGCCGAACAGAAGGCCAGCGTGCTGTCCTTCGTGCTCGCCGGCCACGAATCCCTCGAAGTCGGTAAAGCCCTCAACGCCGAAGGCATCGCCGTGCGCGCCGGACATCACTGCGCCCAACCGATCCTGCGCCGCATGGGCGTGGAAACCACCGTCCGGCCGTCGTTCGCGTTCTACAACACCTACGACGAAATCGACGTCTTCATCGACGCCGTCCGACGCATCGCCGAAAGCGGATCCAACACCGGCTAA
- a CDS encoding carboxylate-amine ligase — protein MPPPSATTFGVEEEFLLVDAGTGQPAGKNSAVVAAAAALGLRLTTEFANCQVEIDTSVHTSAAELRDDLTEQRTLAARAAASLGTRLLPVGVPPVGRLPFTLTDSSRFEWITESFGSLTYGQVICGAHVHVGMPDRETALQVGNYVRLWLPSLLALTANSPIYGGFDTGYASWRAVQQTGWPVSGPPPYFRSLEHFDELTAVLHETGAVLDERMLYWDIRPSSHLPTIEVRVSDVPATVEESVTLATVIRALAITALAELDAGRTAPEVGTETLVAAKWKAAHDGVTGQGYDVVAGTLTSAQEALGSLVDWVAPALEDLGELANVRQSVQRILTEGNGAVHQRRKLRSGGGLRDLIADLAVPVALAGSV, from the coding sequence GTGCCGCCCCCGTCTGCTACGACGTTCGGCGTCGAAGAAGAGTTCCTGTTGGTCGACGCCGGTACGGGTCAGCCCGCCGGCAAGAACTCGGCTGTCGTGGCAGCGGCGGCGGCCCTCGGGTTGAGGTTGACCACCGAGTTCGCCAACTGCCAGGTCGAGATCGATACCTCGGTCCACACTTCGGCGGCGGAGCTGCGTGACGATCTCACCGAGCAGCGGACGTTGGCCGCCAGGGCCGCAGCGAGTCTGGGTACGCGGTTGCTGCCGGTCGGGGTTCCGCCCGTCGGCAGGCTGCCCTTCACCCTGACCGACAGCAGCCGCTTCGAGTGGATCACCGAGTCATTCGGCAGCCTCACCTACGGCCAGGTGATTTGCGGCGCCCACGTCCACGTCGGAATGCCCGATCGCGAAACCGCCTTGCAGGTCGGCAATTACGTCAGGCTCTGGCTACCGTCGCTGCTCGCGTTGACGGCTAACTCGCCGATCTACGGGGGATTCGACACCGGTTACGCGAGCTGGCGTGCCGTCCAGCAGACCGGCTGGCCGGTGTCAGGTCCGCCACCGTACTTTCGCTCGCTGGAGCACTTCGACGAACTGACCGCGGTGCTGCACGAGACGGGTGCGGTGCTCGACGAGCGAATGCTGTACTGGGACATTCGTCCGTCAAGTCATCTGCCGACCATCGAGGTGCGGGTCAGTGATGTCCCGGCGACAGTCGAGGAGTCGGTCACACTTGCCACTGTGATTCGCGCACTGGCGATTACCGCGCTGGCTGAACTCGACGCGGGGCGTACCGCGCCCGAGGTCGGGACGGAGACCCTGGTGGCCGCCAAATGGAAGGCCGCCCACGATGGCGTGACGGGTCAGGGGTACGACGTAGTCGCCGGCACCCTCACCTCCGCGCAGGAGGCGCTGGGCTCGCTCGTCGACTGGGTAGCGCCCGCCTTGGAGGATCTCGGCGAATTGGCCAACGTCAGGCAGTCGGTGCAGCGAATCCTCACCGAGGGCAATGGCGCGGTGCACCAACGCCGCAAGCTCCGGTCGGGCGGCGGTCTACGGGACCTCATCGCCGACCTAGCCGTGCCGGTCGCGCTTGCGGGTTCGGTCTGA
- a CDS encoding thioester domain-containing protein → MTTFALPALAAAPVAVRRRVSPTPSVDLSRMTRYRPGTYSHTVDTIVFADGTSARTDLIRLNPNIEAYSLDFAGVAPSRPSRYRADTWSAVPHLQARAHEAEVDWILRNSYPTLSTTEISRRLRAAGYRLGTRNIAEHEAIAGTQAAIWRLTNGLELDDRPRNVPARVQYAPGSVDVEFDGERQLAGYTATISSSAGAVLRLQKSDDGQVWADVASSQVHVDAGAGQVSKALGVGSTVSDNRISRGGRGFRYYRLLIDGDAVIDEVTFELHGSRTYRNAEPVVFLYDYLLSGARSAARQTVTPSLLASSAVVEGAILGPFRLAATDAATIRVSDGQVVDADGLVIAEPLEPGAEFYLRVSPGAEQATLTIEVPGRADGFGGRVITGVARDEVAGDYTPLALAVPAQLVVEFDVEWAAPHIKAVATV, encoded by the coding sequence ATGACCACCTTTGCCCTGCCAGCCCTCGCTGCCGCCCCCGTCGCCGTCCGGCGCCGGGTCAGCCCGACACCGTCGGTGGACCTGTCCAGGATGACCCGCTACCGCCCGGGGACCTACTCGCACACCGTCGACACGATCGTGTTCGCGGACGGGACCTCGGCACGTACCGACCTGATCAGGCTGAACCCGAACATCGAGGCCTACTCGCTGGACTTCGCCGGTGTCGCGCCGAGCCGGCCGTCGCGCTACCGCGCCGACACCTGGTCGGCGGTGCCGCACCTGCAGGCCCGCGCCCACGAGGCCGAGGTGGATTGGATCCTGCGCAACTCCTACCCGACCCTGTCGACCACCGAAATCAGCCGGCGGCTGCGTGCGGCCGGATACCGGCTGGGGACGCGCAACATCGCCGAGCACGAGGCCATCGCCGGCACCCAGGCCGCGATCTGGCGGTTGACCAATGGTCTCGAACTCGACGACCGCCCCCGCAACGTCCCGGCCCGTGTCCAGTACGCCCCGGGGTCGGTGGACGTCGAATTCGATGGTGAGCGGCAGCTGGCCGGTTACACCGCGACCATCTCTTCGAGCGCCGGTGCGGTCCTGCGGCTGCAGAAGTCCGATGACGGGCAGGTCTGGGCGGACGTGGCATCCTCGCAAGTACACGTCGACGCCGGTGCCGGCCAGGTCAGTAAGGCGCTCGGCGTCGGCAGCACGGTGTCCGACAACAGGATCAGCCGGGGCGGGCGGGGATTCCGGTACTACCGGCTCCTGATCGACGGCGATGCCGTCATCGACGAGGTCACCTTCGAACTGCACGGTTCCCGCACCTACCGCAACGCCGAGCCCGTCGTGTTCCTCTATGACTACCTGCTGTCCGGGGCCCGGTCGGCCGCCCGCCAGACCGTCACCCCGTCGCTGCTCGCCTCGTCGGCCGTGGTCGAGGGTGCGATCTTGGGGCCATTCCGGCTGGCCGCTACCGACGCTGCCACCATCAGGGTGTCCGACGGACAGGTCGTCGATGCCGACGGCTTGGTGATCGCCGAGCCGTTGGAGCCGGGTGCGGAGTTCTATCTGCGGGTGTCGCCCGGGGCAGAACAGGCCACCTTGACCATCGAGGTGCCGGGCCGCGCGGACGGATTCGGTGGCCGGGTAATCACCGGGGTGGCCCGCGACGAGGTCGCCGGTGATTACACGCCGCTGGCGCTGGCCGTCCCGGCGCAGCTGGTAGTCGAGTTCGATGTCGAATGGGCCGCACCGCACATCAAGGCCGTCGCTACCGTGTAG
- a CDS encoding MarR family winged helix-turn-helix transcriptional regulator — protein sequence MGGIIAGRTASEMPGLDIAEQRAWQNFLDAALRLYGTLNRGLVDKHKLTLVDVRLLEILDNSETGSARMGDLAEQLMSLPSRVTRQIRRLETAGLVRREASPDDGRGVLASITDRGREVVEEAMMTYARGVRENFLGPLSRPQMSAMGENCRRISASLKAAGSSAKFGRV from the coding sequence ATGGGAGGGATTATTGCGGGGCGGACTGCATCTGAAATGCCGGGGCTGGATATTGCCGAGCAAAGAGCTTGGCAGAATTTTCTGGACGCGGCGCTGCGACTCTACGGAACGTTGAATCGCGGCTTGGTGGACAAACACAAGCTGACGCTGGTGGATGTCCGGTTGTTGGAGATCTTGGACAACTCCGAGACGGGCTCGGCGCGGATGGGGGATCTGGCCGAGCAGTTGATGTCGTTGCCGAGCCGGGTGACACGTCAGATTCGCCGGCTGGAGACGGCTGGGCTGGTTCGCCGGGAGGCGAGCCCGGACGACGGGCGCGGAGTGTTGGCCAGTATCACCGACCGTGGCCGCGAGGTGGTGGAGGAAGCGATGATGACGTATGCCCGTGGCGTGCGTGAGAACTTCCTGGGTCCGCTGTCGCGTCCGCAGATGTCGGCGATGGGGGAGAACTGCCGCAGGATCAGCGCCTCGCTGAAGGCGGCCGGCTCCTCGGCGAAATTCGGCAGGGTCTAG
- a CDS encoding APC family permease has protein sequence MSNQIDTTTTAPATGERPHRKLRGTLGVWGIVFVVVAAASPLGVIGGPVPLGIGIGNGTGFPAIFVVSTVIILLFAVGFTALTPYVPDAGAFYSYIGKGLGKVPGFGFAFVALISYLTLEIAVYGLIGQGAQALFSSYGLPQIHWGVWAFIAFAIVTLLGHFNIDLSRNVLGVLLIGEVAIVLALDAAVIFTGGHEGLSTGIITPSQIVSGAPGLALLFAILSFIGFEATAVFRDEARDPLHTIPRATYLAVILIGIFYTVSTWALISAWGDSRVVEAALNAPSDLLPTATREYLGTAGLHIVQVLFVTSLFACILSFHNIVARYVFTLSNRRVFPGQLGEAHASHGSPHLASGADAVIVAVALLIGILFKLDPVTQFYTWLAGISTVGVTTLLIATSVAVLVFFAKRKRAGQLEVSVWRAFIAPSLGLVGLVIAFALILQNLPALVGNSTPIAIGVGALLVAFFAIGAGIAARRPQVTLE, from the coding sequence ATGTCTAACCAGATTGACACAACGACAACAGCTCCGGCGACCGGTGAACGTCCGCACCGCAAGCTGCGCGGCACGCTCGGTGTCTGGGGCATCGTGTTCGTGGTGGTAGCAGCCGCGTCACCGTTGGGTGTGATCGGCGGGCCGGTTCCGCTCGGCATCGGAATCGGCAACGGGACCGGATTCCCCGCCATCTTCGTCGTCAGCACTGTGATCATCCTGCTGTTCGCCGTCGGGTTCACCGCGCTGACACCCTACGTACCGGACGCCGGAGCTTTCTACTCATACATCGGCAAAGGCCTGGGCAAGGTGCCCGGATTCGGGTTCGCGTTCGTGGCGCTGATCTCCTACCTCACCCTCGAGATCGCCGTGTACGGCCTGATCGGCCAGGGCGCCCAGGCCCTGTTCTCGTCCTACGGTCTGCCTCAGATCCATTGGGGTGTATGGGCATTCATCGCATTCGCCATTGTCACGCTGCTGGGTCACTTCAACATCGACCTGTCCCGCAATGTCCTCGGCGTACTGCTGATCGGCGAAGTGGCGATCGTGCTGGCCCTCGACGCCGCAGTCATCTTCACCGGCGGCCACGAAGGCCTGTCCACCGGCATCATCACACCCTCGCAAATCGTCTCGGGCGCACCGGGTCTGGCTCTGCTGTTCGCGATCCTCAGCTTCATCGGCTTCGAGGCGACCGCCGTCTTCCGCGACGAGGCCCGCGACCCGCTGCACACCATCCCGCGGGCGACCTACCTGGCCGTGATCCTGATCGGGATCTTCTACACCGTCTCGACGTGGGCGCTGATCAGCGCGTGGGGCGACAGCCGAGTGGTCGAGGCAGCGCTCAACGCACCCTCGGACCTGCTGCCGACAGCCACCCGGGAGTACCTCGGGACCGCCGGGCTGCACATCGTCCAGGTCCTGTTCGTCACCAGCCTGTTCGCCTGCATCCTGTCCTTCCACAACATCGTCGCCCGCTACGTGTTCACCCTGTCCAACCGCCGGGTGTTCCCCGGCCAGCTCGGCGAGGCGCACGCCAGCCACGGCTCGCCGCACCTGGCCTCCGGCGCCGACGCCGTCATCGTGGCGGTCGCGCTTCTAATCGGCATCCTGTTCAAGCTCGACCCGGTGACGCAGTTCTACACCTGGCTGGCGGGCATCTCGACGGTTGGTGTCACTACCCTGCTGATCGCGACATCGGTTGCTGTGCTTGTCTTCTTCGCCAAGCGCAAGCGGGCCGGCCAGCTCGAGGTGTCGGTGTGGCGCGCGTTCATCGCACCCAGCCTTGGTCTGGTGGGCCTGGTGATCGCATTCGCGTTGATCCTGCAGAACCTGCCCGCGCTGGTCGGCAATTCGACACCCATCGCGATCGGCGTGGGGGCCCTGCTCGTGGCGTTCTTCGCCATTGGCGCCGGTATCGCGGCCCGGCGGCCCCAGGTGACGTTGGAGTAA
- a CDS encoding WhiB family transcriptional regulator: MLDSQRQAERHRRSHVVQRAGQLTRGSHSFPRPLAQSFAWEWDWQASGNCVGEPTEIFFPEDSPRRERRRLEQQAKTICWNCPIKVRCLEHALTTPEQFGVWGATTPSERGKHRAPLRKPLTAQHIGAV; this comes from the coding sequence ATGCTCGATTCACAACGACAGGCCGAGCGGCATCGGAGGTCACACGTGGTGCAACGAGCAGGTCAGCTGACCAGAGGCTCGCATAGCTTTCCGCGTCCACTCGCGCAGTCCTTCGCGTGGGAATGGGACTGGCAGGCATCAGGCAACTGCGTTGGCGAACCGACGGAGATCTTCTTCCCCGAGGACAGCCCGAGGCGAGAGCGTCGCCGCCTGGAACAGCAGGCCAAGACCATCTGCTGGAACTGCCCGATCAAGGTTCGCTGCCTCGAGCACGCGCTGACCACACCGGAGCAGTTCGGGGTGTGGGGGGCGACAACCCCTAGCGAGAGGGGTAAGCACCGAGCACCGCTGCGAAAACCATTGACTGCTCAGCACATTGGCGCCGTCTGA